Proteins found in one Maridesulfovibrio sp. genomic segment:
- a CDS encoding ribonuclease H-like domain-containing protein: MLEKTFCHLKGIGSTTEAKIWQAGVNDWDDILKGASTPLSAAKTNELEKGCGKSKQKLEEKDANWFADRLPASDQWRMFSHFRDNVAYIDIETTGTDAHSCDITTIALWNGREIKTYVQGKNLYDFEEEIARYPLIVSFNGKCFDVPFIEKYFGIKVHAAHIDLRFVFRSLGITGGLKGIEHYFGMDRGDAEGLDGYFAVLLWNEYEMNGDDRALETLLAYNVLDSVNLENLMIKGYNLHIERFSQHDLDPIAEKAEPLNPFRAHREVVDGIRAKYSGEGSFRRF; the protein is encoded by the coding sequence ATGCTCGAAAAAACATTTTGCCATCTCAAAGGAATAGGAAGCACAACTGAAGCTAAAATATGGCAGGCAGGGGTGAACGATTGGGATGATATCCTTAAAGGAGCTTCCACTCCTCTCTCCGCAGCAAAGACGAATGAGCTTGAGAAGGGGTGCGGAAAATCAAAGCAGAAGCTTGAAGAAAAAGATGCCAATTGGTTTGCCGACCGTCTTCCGGCCTCGGACCAGTGGAGAATGTTTTCGCATTTTCGGGATAATGTGGCTTATATTGATATTGAAACGACCGGAACCGATGCCCATAGTTGCGATATCACCACCATCGCCCTTTGGAACGGTAGAGAGATTAAAACCTATGTGCAGGGCAAAAATCTTTATGATTTTGAGGAAGAAATTGCACGCTATCCTTTGATTGTAAGCTTCAACGGTAAATGTTTTGATGTGCCGTTCATTGAAAAATATTTTGGTATTAAAGTTCATGCCGCACATATCGATCTGCGCTTTGTGTTCCGTTCATTGGGAATCACCGGCGGGTTGAAAGGTATTGAGCACTATTTCGGCATGGATCGCGGGGATGCAGAAGGATTGGATGGATATTTCGCGGTCCTGCTCTGGAATGAGTACGAGATGAACGGTGATGACCGGGCCCTTGAAACCCTGCTGGCTTATAACGTTCTCGACAGTGTGAATCTGGAAAACTTGATGATTAAAGGCTACAATCTACATATTGAAAGATTTTCGCAGCATGATCTTGACCCCATAGCCGAGAAGGCTGAACCGTTGAATCCCTTCAGAGCCCATCGTGAGGTTGTGGATGGAATCCGGGCTAAATACTCCGGCGAAGGTTCATTTCGCAGATTCTGA
- a CDS encoding class I SAM-dependent methyltransferase: protein MQEQSTIEIGEINHVFMNQEEMVIDPSLYSEGSLLEEVDRMSDPSVKISNSMIMGMVLKFFYCYVHKGGFDKPVPLEDVSRLCEMFSRHRSLNEPDDDIELMNYLRQWSFSLRMLADITKTSHIIRSIVTQNISPKLLEQEEYVGLDIGTGTGILLLAQHIHARRNGFKKIALYGIEYDKMVGLQSYKIFKELDIAEVILGDARDAKNYAPLTNKVVTFVSNETVAAMHQPLRREHFVSICKTLFRTLGKNIKDAAFFPEGLIAFCKDMNVSVLLAKNTAFQGPKEYHDMNLFPQGIIIEGNIVPLHQLGEELLPYLSDWAQRRLPRRW, encoded by the coding sequence ATGCAGGAACAGAGCACGATTGAAATTGGGGAAATTAATCATGTATTCATGAATCAGGAAGAGATGGTCATTGATCCCTCTCTATATTCAGAAGGGTCCCTGCTGGAAGAAGTGGACCGCATGAGCGATCCTTCAGTAAAGATTTCCAATTCCATGATTATGGGAATGGTTCTCAAATTTTTTTACTGCTATGTTCACAAAGGCGGTTTTGATAAACCTGTACCTCTTGAGGATGTAAGCAGATTATGCGAGATGTTCAGCCGTCATCGCAGCCTTAATGAACCTGATGATGACATTGAGCTGATGAATTATCTTCGCCAGTGGTCTTTTTCTCTGCGTATGCTCGCGGATATCACTAAAACCAGCCATATCATCCGTTCCATCGTTACCCAGAATATCTCTCCCAAACTCCTTGAACAGGAGGAATACGTGGGGCTGGACATCGGTACCGGAACCGGAATACTCCTGCTCGCCCAGCATATCCATGCCCGCCGCAACGGTTTTAAAAAGATCGCTCTTTACGGCATTGAGTATGATAAAATGGTCGGTTTGCAGAGCTATAAAATTTTTAAAGAGCTGGATATTGCTGAAGTAATTCTGGGAGATGCGCGGGATGCTAAAAATTATGCCCCGCTTACTAACAAGGTCGTAACCTTTGTCTCCAATGAAACTGTCGCGGCCATGCATCAGCCCTTACGGCGCGAGCATTTTGTATCTATTTGCAAGACCCTGTTCCGTACACTGGGCAAAAATATCAAAGACGCGGCATTCTTCCCGGAAGGATTGATCGCCTTTTGCAAAGATATGAATGTCTCCGTGCTGCTGGCGAAAAATACCGCCTTTCAGGGGCCAAAAGAATATCACGATATGAATCTGTTTCCGCAAGGTATAATAATTGAAGGAAATATTGTGCCCCTGCATCAACTGGGGGAAGAACTTCTTCCTTACCTTTCCGATTGGGCCCAGCGCAGGCTGCCGCGCCGGTGGTAA
- a CDS encoding DEAD/DEAH box helicase: protein MSFDQFKFDMRLVSGIRSAGYEVPTPVQLKTIPSVLQGRDVMGLAQTGTGKTAAFVLPVLQRLLDQEAPKRGPVRVLILSPTRELAMQTHETFIELGRQTGIRSAAVYGGAGIGKQAKEAKKATIINACPGRLLDLLERGEIDLSHVDTLILDEADHMLDMGFMDEVNKILAQLPAKRQNLMFSATMPDQINTLSKTILNNPEVVRVAVTVSADGVKHFCCPVPLYLKQSFLKNLLMEIFYDRVLVFVRTKRWAKRLAQRLMKEGLPAADLHGDLSQSKRNRALEGFKSGEFTVLVATDLAARGIDCSNITHVINYDMPDNLEIFVHRTGRTGRAEAKGIAYTFVANEEKTRLAEIEEGLGFGLDLFYLDQFNYNAPKSDFISSTPDTEGSRKYKLSDKEGRKKRNPSSKEGRKKRNFPDKEGRKKRTSPDRDGRKKRNSRSKKK, encoded by the coding sequence TTGAGTTTCGACCAGTTTAAATTTGACATGCGTCTTGTGTCTGGAATCCGCAGTGCCGGATATGAGGTTCCTACCCCTGTGCAGCTGAAGACTATTCCTTCCGTGCTTCAGGGGCGCGATGTCATGGGCCTTGCCCAGACTGGGACGGGTAAGACAGCCGCTTTCGTGCTGCCTGTGTTGCAGCGTTTGCTTGATCAAGAAGCACCAAAACGTGGCCCTGTGCGGGTATTGATACTTTCACCCACTCGTGAGCTGGCTATGCAGACTCATGAAACATTCATTGAGCTGGGCCGGCAAACTGGAATCCGCAGTGCTGCTGTCTATGGTGGCGCAGGAATCGGCAAACAGGCCAAGGAAGCCAAGAAAGCTACCATAATCAACGCATGTCCCGGCAGGCTGCTGGATCTGCTGGAGCGTGGTGAAATAGACCTTTCCCATGTGGATACCCTTATCTTAGATGAAGCGGACCATATGCTTGATATGGGATTTATGGATGAGGTGAACAAAATTTTAGCTCAACTGCCGGCCAAGAGGCAGAATCTGATGTTTTCCGCAACTATGCCCGATCAGATCAACACGCTTTCCAAGACTATCCTGAATAATCCGGAAGTGGTCAGGGTTGCGGTTACGGTCAGTGCGGATGGGGTTAAGCATTTTTGTTGTCCTGTTCCTTTGTATTTGAAACAGAGTTTTCTTAAAAATCTGCTCATGGAAATTTTTTATGATCGGGTGCTGGTCTTTGTGCGTACTAAACGCTGGGCCAAAAGGCTTGCTCAGCGACTTATGAAGGAAGGACTGCCTGCTGCGGACTTGCATGGTGATCTTTCCCAGAGCAAGCGTAACCGCGCTCTTGAAGGTTTTAAGAGTGGAGAATTCACCGTGCTGGTTGCCACAGACCTTGCTGCGCGGGGCATCGACTGCTCAAATATCACCCATGTCATAAATTACGATATGCCGGATAATTTGGAAATTTTTGTCCATCGTACCGGCAGGACCGGAAGGGCTGAAGCTAAAGGTATTGCGTATACTTTTGTTGCAAACGAAGAGAAGACTCGGCTTGCTGAAATTGAAGAAGGATTAGGGTTCGGTTTGGATCTTTTTTATCTGGATCAGTTCAATTACAATGCCCCTAAGTCTGATTTTATTTCATCCACCCCGGATACAGAGGGGAGTAGAAAGTATAAATTATCGGATAAAGAAGGGCGTAAGAAGCGTAATCCCTCGAGTAAAGAAGGCCGCAAAAAACGCAACTTCCCGGATAAAGAAGGCCGTAAAAAGCGAACCTCCCCGGATAGAGATGGCCGTAAAAAGCGTAACTCCCGGTCAAAAAAGAAATAG
- the mtaB gene encoding tRNA (N(6)-L-threonylcarbamoyladenosine(37)-C(2))-methylthiotransferase MtaB, with the protein MKKFWITTLGCKINQYESESIRERWLRMGYEQADNDAEAHEIVINSCAVTQAALRDLRQTVRGINRRNPEGKVIIAGCAAQVFAEELAELPGVVDVIPQERKFELLKLEERPEAGESETIFQPFEIDDYERSRAVVKVQDGCSHRCTYCIVPITRGPSVSRSADDVLKEIARLLEAGFREMIISGINLSHYGREFEERIDFWDLMERIEDEFGAKWGGRARLRISSLEPGQLKERALEIFARSELICPQLHLSLQSGDSSVLKRMGRGHYKPDDVLVFLDKLKEIWPVFGLGADILTCFPGETEEEFNNTLEFCRKLPLSYAHVFPYSIRPGTAAASMKGQLDAQTKKKRGRLLRELVEEKKQEFLHKISEMDSLKVLFQNKNKGICEFYSTCILEDGFENEVPRDLVEVKPVAVKEGSLTVKTK; encoded by the coding sequence ATGAAAAAATTCTGGATAACCACCTTAGGTTGCAAAATAAATCAGTATGAAAGTGAATCCATACGCGAGCGTTGGCTGCGTATGGGCTACGAACAGGCCGATAATGATGCCGAAGCCCACGAAATAGTCATCAACTCCTGCGCTGTGACTCAGGCGGCTCTTCGCGATCTGCGCCAGACAGTGAGAGGGATCAACCGCCGTAATCCAGAGGGAAAAGTTATTATCGCCGGGTGTGCGGCACAGGTTTTCGCTGAGGAGCTGGCCGAACTTCCCGGAGTAGTGGACGTTATTCCGCAGGAACGTAAATTCGAGCTGTTAAAGCTTGAAGAACGTCCTGAAGCGGGTGAAAGCGAAACAATTTTTCAGCCTTTTGAGATTGATGATTACGAACGCTCAAGGGCGGTGGTTAAGGTTCAGGACGGCTGCTCGCATCGTTGCACCTATTGCATCGTACCCATAACCAGAGGGCCGAGCGTGAGCCGGTCAGCCGATGATGTGCTTAAAGAAATCGCCCGTTTGCTTGAAGCCGGTTTCCGGGAAATGATCATAAGCGGCATCAATTTGAGCCATTACGGGCGCGAGTTTGAAGAGCGTATAGATTTCTGGGACCTCATGGAGCGCATAGAAGATGAGTTCGGCGCTAAGTGGGGCGGGCGTGCAAGGCTGCGCATCAGTTCTCTTGAACCGGGGCAGCTTAAAGAACGGGCGCTGGAAATTTTTGCCAGGTCTGAACTGATCTGCCCGCAATTACATCTTTCCCTGCAAAGCGGCGATAGCTCTGTGCTTAAACGTATGGGCAGAGGCCATTACAAGCCTGATGATGTGCTTGTCTTTCTGGACAAGCTAAAGGAGATATGGCCTGTTTTCGGACTGGGAGCCGATATTCTGACCTGTTTTCCCGGAGAAACTGAGGAAGAATTTAATAATACTCTTGAATTCTGCCGTAAACTTCCCCTATCTTATGCGCACGTTTTTCCGTATTCTATACGTCCGGGAACCGCTGCGGCTTCCATGAAAGGCCAACTTGACGCTCAGACTAAAAAGAAGAGAGGGCGTCTCCTGCGTGAATTAGTGGAAGAAAAGAAGCAGGAATTCCTGCACAAAATTTCAGAAATGGACTCACTGAAAGTCCTTTTCCAAAACAAGAATAAGGGCATTTGTGAATTCTATTCCACCTGTATTCTGGAAGATGGATTTGAAAATGAAGTGCCTCGTGATTTAGTAGAAGTAAAACCCGTAGCTGTTAAAGAAGGCAGTCTGACGGTTAAAACAAAATAA
- a CDS encoding YicC/YloC family endoribonuclease gives MPVSMTGFGRAETTEDKWSHVWEIRSVNSRFLDLKWRLPNSLRGYESRWEKIVRKYGSRGRVDLSLNLEVFSTELLGISLNQLQAKAMIDQLKDMASADGVEFAPDYNRLFNISGLWRDASSEPDPQMAKSISEGLEKALANWRESRKDEGNDLVRDLEERFTLLKDYTEKVKVKIPEILETKREALIERVKGNMENLGAEYIEDRMVQEVSILTDKLDVSEEITRLDAHLERIFEVLRGNKDAGKRLDFLLQETFREINTCGNKCQDSEVSRIVVEFKAELEKCREQVQNIE, from the coding sequence ATGCCCGTAAGTATGACCGGTTTTGGTCGCGCAGAGACCACCGAAGATAAATGGAGCCATGTTTGGGAAATCCGCAGTGTTAACTCCCGTTTTCTGGATTTGAAATGGCGTCTGCCCAATTCCCTGCGCGGATATGAATCCCGTTGGGAAAAGATTGTCAGAAAATACGGTTCCCGCGGCCGGGTTGATCTTTCTCTCAATCTGGAAGTTTTCAGCACTGAACTGCTTGGAATCAGCCTGAATCAGTTGCAGGCCAAAGCCATGATTGATCAGCTTAAAGATATGGCCTCTGCTGACGGCGTTGAGTTTGCTCCTGATTACAACCGTCTGTTTAATATTTCCGGCCTGTGGCGCGATGCTTCCAGTGAACCTGATCCGCAGATGGCTAAATCCATCAGCGAAGGTCTGGAAAAAGCGCTGGCGAACTGGCGTGAATCCAGAAAAGATGAAGGTAACGACCTCGTGCGCGACCTTGAAGAACGTTTCACCCTGCTCAAAGATTACACTGAAAAGGTCAAGGTCAAAATTCCTGAGATTCTCGAAACCAAGCGCGAAGCCCTGATCGAAAGAGTAAAGGGAAATATGGAAAATCTCGGTGCTGAATACATTGAAGACCGTATGGTGCAGGAAGTTTCCATCCTGACCGATAAGCTGGATGTTTCCGAAGAAATAACCAGACTTGATGCCCATCTTGAACGCATTTTTGAAGTTCTTCGCGGCAACAAAGACGCCGGTAAACGCCTTGACTTCCTGCTGCAGGAAACATTCAGGGAAATCAATACCTGCGGCAACAAGTGTCAGGATTCAGAAGTGAGCAGGATTGTTGTTGAATTCAAGGCTGAACTTGAAAAATGCCGTGAACAGGTTCAAAACATCGAGTAA
- a CDS encoding DUF370 domain-containing protein, with translation MQKQTLLNIGFGNYVVSSRVITIVNPSSSPMRRLREDARQEGRLVDATQGRKTRSIIVTDSNHVILSAIQAETIGHRYTSEEGENE, from the coding sequence ATGCAGAAGCAGACTTTATTAAATATAGGATTCGGTAACTATGTGGTTTCAAGCCGCGTGATCACCATCGTCAACCCGTCATCCTCACCTATGCGCAGGCTTCGTGAGGATGCGCGGCAGGAAGGGCGTTTGGTGGATGCCACGCAGGGCCGTAAAACCCGTTCCATCATTGTTACCGATTCCAATCATGTAATTCTTTCGGCGATTCAGGCCGAAACCATCGGACACCGCTACACTTCTGAGGAGGGCGAGAATGAGTGA
- the gmk gene encoding guanylate kinase, which translates to MSDVLIPERKGQVLVLCAPSGTGKSTLVKKLREEFPQIGFSISCTTREPREGEVDGTDYFFLSVDEFNEKLEAEEFAEWAEVHGNFYGTPKEPVEQMLYKGMDILFDIDFQGCMQLMETMPDGIFVFLMPPSYSELRKRLEGRNTDTEHVINRRMMNAMKEMASAPKFEYWIVNEDLEKAYSELKAIYLAGKNRPCSNPGLLESILSTWE; encoded by the coding sequence ATGAGTGATGTTCTGATCCCGGAGAGAAAAGGACAGGTGCTGGTGCTTTGCGCCCCGTCCGGTACCGGGAAAAGTACTCTGGTAAAAAAGTTGCGCGAGGAATTTCCGCAGATCGGTTTTTCCATTTCCTGCACCACCCGCGAGCCGCGTGAAGGTGAAGTGGACGGCACAGATTATTTTTTCTTAAGTGTTGATGAATTTAATGAAAAGCTGGAAGCCGAGGAGTTCGCCGAATGGGCCGAGGTCCATGGAAATTTCTACGGTACACCGAAAGAACCGGTGGAGCAGATGTTGTACAAGGGCATGGATATCCTGTTCGACATTGATTTTCAGGGCTGCATGCAGCTGATGGAGACCATGCCTGACGGAATTTTCGTTTTCCTGATGCCTCCGTCTTATTCGGAACTGCGGAAGCGTCTTGAAGGGCGCAATACCGATACCGAACATGTCATTAACCGCCGTATGATGAATGCCATGAAGGAAATGGCCTCCGCGCCGAAATTTGAGTACTGGATTGTGAATGAAGATCTGGAAAAAGCTTATTCCGAGCTGAAAGCGATTTACCTTGCCGGAAAAAACCGTCCCTGCAGTAATCCGGGACTTCTTGAAAGTATTTTAAGCACTTGGGAGTAA
- the pyrF gene encoding orotidine-5'-phosphate decarboxylase: MSELVVALDFKDAQSAFDMAEKVRGVAPWVKVGLELFCAEGPEIITRFKEMGFKVFVDLKFFDIPNTVKGAVRSATRAGADMLSLHALGGERMAVAAREGRVEGANGAEGPLLMAITILTSMDEDDIPFPVPEGLGSAVLDLALASSQAGLDGVVCSGLEVEAIKEKCGKDFLALTPGIRPASVSDDQRRVVTPSQAVERGSNFLVVGRPITGADDPAEAARRIVAEMNS, translated from the coding sequence ATGTCTGAGTTAGTCGTAGCCCTTGATTTTAAAGATGCGCAGAGCGCTTTTGATATGGCTGAAAAAGTTCGCGGAGTGGCTCCGTGGGTTAAAGTAGGTCTGGAACTTTTTTGCGCGGAAGGTCCTGAAATAATAACCCGTTTTAAGGAAATGGGGTTCAAGGTTTTTGTTGACCTGAAATTTTTTGATATTCCCAACACGGTTAAAGGCGCAGTGCGCTCGGCTACCCGCGCCGGAGCCGATATGCTCAGTCTGCACGCTCTCGGCGGGGAACGTATGGCCGTTGCCGCCCGTGAAGGACGCGTAGAAGGGGCAAACGGTGCAGAAGGACCGTTGCTTATGGCTATCACTATCCTGACCAGCATGGATGAGGATGATATTCCCTTCCCGGTTCCCGAAGGTTTGGGCTCCGCTGTTCTAGATCTGGCCCTTGCTTCATCGCAGGCAGGTCTTGACGGTGTGGTTTGCTCCGGGCTGGAAGTGGAGGCCATCAAAGAAAAATGCGGTAAGGATTTTCTGGCCCTGACCCCGGGGATCAGACCGGCTTCCGTTTCCGATGATCAGCGCAGAGTGGTTACTCCGTCGCAGGCAGTTGAGCGCGGCTCCAATTTTCTCGTGGTCGGAAGACCTATAACCGGAGCTGATGATCCGGCAGAAGCTGCCCGCCGGATTGTCGCTGAAATGAACTCTTAA
- a CDS encoding tetratricopeptide repeat protein: MAAPRITGVFSSQSEATVGTGTTTRQTEQKTYWYAVEKPNGALEVQPLNSNNVPSGPKLTVERETFLDNYHPEPEYFVEVVRPSMESLEGSIKRGENHRSNGEGYSAEYEFGHAIDVDTENVRANFGLGLTYLERGETGRAEDVFRRLVGIGAIYEPEHKHLFNDFGINLRRNGMIDQAIEYYLKAEELSRTDENLCLNIARAYYEKGDFNNCIKYIKKSLKLNPRLEEGIMFWVYLKDNGYISEEEDDLSIDLDILQKEQESDGPIADLEIDF, from the coding sequence ATGGCAGCCCCAAGGATTACCGGAGTTTTTTCGTCACAGAGCGAAGCAACCGTTGGAACTGGGACCACTACTCGCCAGACCGAGCAGAAAACTTACTGGTATGCAGTAGAAAAGCCTAACGGTGCTCTGGAAGTTCAGCCATTGAATAGCAACAATGTTCCCTCCGGGCCTAAACTTACCGTTGAGCGTGAGACGTTTCTGGATAACTACCATCCCGAACCGGAATATTTTGTGGAAGTCGTCCGGCCCAGTATGGAGTCTTTGGAAGGCTCCATCAAGCGCGGGGAAAATCACCGTTCTAACGGCGAGGGGTACAGCGCAGAATACGAATTCGGTCATGCCATAGATGTGGATACCGAAAATGTTCGAGCGAATTTCGGTCTGGGCCTGACCTATCTTGAACGCGGTGAAACAGGACGAGCGGAGGATGTTTTCCGTAGGCTGGTTGGTATCGGTGCCATTTATGAACCTGAGCATAAACACTTATTCAATGATTTCGGTATAAATCTTCGTCGTAATGGCATGATTGATCAGGCCATTGAATATTACCTGAAGGCTGAGGAGTTAAGTCGTACTGACGAAAACCTCTGCTTGAACATTGCCCGTGCTTATTATGAAAAGGGCGACTTCAATAATTGCATCAAATACATAAAAAAATCTCTGAAACTGAATCCTAGGCTGGAAGAAGGAATCATGTTCTGGGTCTACCTCAAAGATAACGGTTATATTTCCGAAGAGGAAGATGACTTGAGTATAGATCTTGATATCTTGCAGAAGGAACAGGAAAGTGACGGTCCTATCGCGGACCTTGAGATTGATTTCTAG
- the recJ gene encoding single-stranded-DNA-specific exonuclease RecJ gives MPKIWKMISEEEIPSSISSIAAELGITELLAEILWNRGFKTRGDMDLFLSPGLRNLCKPTEVPGLEKAAEVLAEGLAQGKKMAVWGDYDVDGVTSTAVVKTFLADRGYECDHYLPNRLKEGYGLNVDGIKKLHEQGIELLLTVDCGITNNVEISAANELGMTVVVSDHHLPGEELPPAAAICNPRLTEYDGQVFEDCSCATLAGVGVAFMLMAQLNRLLPGEPVDVRAYLDFVALGTIADVVELQGQNRILVKNGLLLLKEAKRPGLAALKVVSGYDMFAAIGAGQVGFGLAPRINASGRMGDPGRALQLLMAEDMETARPIAKVLDELNSERRAEEDRILQEAIEQAEAQVKRHKRAGLVLYSESWHPGIIGIVASRVVEKFYRPTVMLCSEDGIVKGSARSIKEFHIHEGLTSMSELFLNFGGHKLAAGMSFKADLLPEFRDRFNQAVIDEVGAEPLKASLKVDRELPLENIDYVLLKELELMQPFGMGNPEPVFTTPPVEVLERRPMGKDHVKLTVTDKDKTRKMPAKAWRMAEELGSELIGATMRFAFSPKIDKFNGIPTIELTIRDYTRRRR, from the coding sequence TTGCCCAAAATCTGGAAGATGATAAGTGAGGAGGAAATTCCTTCCTCCATATCCTCTATTGCGGCTGAACTAGGCATTACTGAACTTTTGGCTGAGATTCTTTGGAATCGCGGGTTTAAGACTCGCGGCGACATGGACCTTTTTCTTTCTCCCGGATTGCGTAACCTCTGCAAACCTACGGAAGTTCCCGGTCTTGAAAAAGCCGCAGAAGTGCTCGCAGAAGGACTCGCCCAAGGTAAGAAGATGGCTGTCTGGGGCGATTATGATGTGGACGGAGTTACTTCGACCGCCGTGGTGAAAACTTTTCTCGCCGATCGTGGATACGAATGTGATCACTACCTGCCGAACCGTTTGAAAGAAGGCTACGGGCTAAATGTTGACGGTATAAAAAAGCTGCACGAGCAGGGTATTGAACTTCTCCTGACCGTTGATTGCGGCATCACCAACAACGTTGAAATTTCCGCCGCAAACGAGCTGGGTATGACGGTGGTTGTCTCCGACCATCATTTACCGGGCGAAGAACTTCCCCCTGCGGCCGCTATCTGTAATCCACGCCTTACTGAATATGACGGGCAGGTTTTCGAGGATTGCTCCTGCGCAACTCTGGCCGGAGTGGGCGTGGCCTTCATGCTCATGGCCCAGCTGAACCGTTTGCTGCCCGGAGAGCCGGTGGACGTGCGGGCCTATCTGGATTTTGTCGCCCTCGGAACAATTGCCGATGTGGTGGAGCTTCAGGGGCAGAATCGTATTCTGGTCAAGAATGGTTTACTTTTGCTTAAAGAAGCCAAACGTCCCGGATTGGCCGCGCTGAAGGTGGTCAGCGGTTACGATATGTTTGCGGCTATAGGAGCGGGGCAGGTCGGTTTCGGTTTGGCTCCCCGTATCAATGCGTCAGGACGTATGGGTGATCCCGGAAGGGCGCTGCAGCTTCTGATGGCAGAGGATATGGAAACCGCGCGGCCCATCGCCAAGGTTCTGGATGAACTTAATTCCGAGCGCCGTGCCGAGGAAGATCGCATTTTACAGGAAGCCATTGAGCAGGCCGAGGCTCAGGTCAAAAGGCACAAACGGGCCGGATTGGTTCTATATTCCGAGAGCTGGCATCCGGGAATTATAGGGATTGTGGCTTCCCGTGTAGTTGAAAAATTTTACCGCCCCACGGTTATGCTCTGTTCGGAGGATGGGATAGTCAAAGGTTCGGCCCGCTCTATCAAGGAGTTCCATATCCATGAAGGGCTGACTTCCATGTCCGAGCTTTTTTTGAACTTCGGCGGTCACAAACTGGCCGCGGGTATGTCTTTTAAAGCTGATCTGCTGCCGGAATTCCGGGACCGGTTTAATCAGGCTGTTATTGATGAAGTCGGTGCTGAACCGCTTAAAGCGTCACTTAAGGTTGACCGCGAACTGCCGCTGGAAAATATTGATTATGTCCTGCTTAAGGAACTGGAGTTGATGCAGCCGTTCGGCATGGGCAATCCTGAGCCAGTCTTCACCACTCCACCTGTGGAAGTCCTTGAACGCAGGCCCATGGGCAAGGATCACGTCAAACTTACCGTTACCGATAAGGATAAAACCCGCAAGATGCCTGCCAAAGCATGGCGCATGGCCGAAGAGCTGGGTTCTGAACTTATCGGCGCTACGATGCGTTTTGCCTTCTCACCCAAGATCGATAAGTTTAATGGAATTCCAACCATTGAACTTACCATCCGTGATTATACGCGCAGAAGGCGTTGA
- a CDS encoding alpha-L-glutamate ligase-like protein, with protein MGWFGKLKKSGVIGLNSRNGAYVLPNNPRKLYPLVDDKITTKELTQAAGLNVPELYGIFQAQHELKRLPALLQKHDSFVVKPARGAGGNGILVINGRLGPRFRKPDDSLVAEEAISFHISNILSGMYSLGGMPDKAMVEYCVKFAPIFKDIAYQGVPDIRIIVYKGIPVMAMLRLPTRESDGKANLHQGAMGCGIDMYSGVTTSAVWKNDNCTHHPDTLHPVAGVAIPDWPELLKQASLGYSVTGLGYLGVDIVLDKNMGPLILELNARPGLAIQVANKCGLQHRLDAVDSVFQDLHTENQRIQYAMDNFGS; from the coding sequence ATGGGCTGGTTCGGTAAACTGAAAAAGAGCGGGGTTATTGGCTTAAATTCGCGTAATGGAGCATATGTACTGCCCAACAATCCGCGCAAACTGTATCCGCTGGTGGATGATAAAATCACCACTAAAGAGCTGACTCAGGCTGCAGGTTTGAATGTACCGGAACTCTATGGAATTTTCCAAGCCCAGCACGAACTCAAAAGGCTTCCCGCCCTGCTTCAGAAACATGATTCATTCGTGGTTAAACCTGCGCGAGGAGCCGGGGGAAACGGCATTCTGGTCATCAACGGCAGGCTGGGACCTCGGTTTCGCAAGCCCGACGATTCGCTGGTTGCCGAGGAAGCTATTTCATTTCATATTTCCAATATCCTCAGCGGCATGTACAGCCTCGGCGGTATGCCGGACAAGGCCATGGTTGAATACTGCGTTAAGTTCGCCCCTATTTTCAAGGACATCGCCTATCAGGGGGTACCGGACATCCGAATTATTGTTTACAAAGGCATCCCGGTAATGGCCATGCTCCGGTTGCCCACACGTGAATCGGACGGAAAGGCCAATCTGCATCAAGGGGCTATGGGCTGTGGAATAGATATGTACAGTGGTGTTACCACCAGCGCAGTCTGGAAAAACGACAACTGCACACATCACCCGGACACTCTGCATCCTGTTGCCGGAGTCGCCATCCCGGATTGGCCGGAACTGCTCAAGCAGGCCTCGCTGGGCTATAGCGTAACCGGGCTGGGCTACCTTGGCGTAGATATCGTATTGGATAAAAACATGGGACCGCTGATCCTTGAGCTCAACGCCAGACCCGGTCTGGCAATTCAGGTAGCCAATAAATGCGGCCTGCAGCACAGGCTGGATGCGGTGGACAGTGTATTTCAAGATCTGCACACAGAAAACCAACGGATTCAATATGCAATGGATAATTTCGGATCATAA